Proteins found in one Sorghum bicolor cultivar BTx623 chromosome 1, Sorghum_bicolor_NCBIv3, whole genome shotgun sequence genomic segment:
- the LOC8059273 gene encoding ent-cassadiene C2-hydroxylase, whose protein sequence is MHNMILYIVALVFFARLLLKLVRSYVTSSGTKPSSALRLPPGPWQLPLIGSLHHLLLSRFSDLPHQALREMSGTYGPLMMLRLGSVPTLVVSSAEAAREVMRTHDLAFCNRNLSVTIETLSCGGKDLMFSPYSVHWRELRKLCMVELFSQRRVLTFRSIREEEVARLLRSISRESADGQQPVNLSEGICRMINDVAARTIVGDRCKYRDEYIHEVEQVVRLAGGFNLADLYPSSRLVRWFSTAARDARRCQRNMYRIIESIVHEREAMPTPERDEDLLGVLLRLQREGGLQFALTNEIVSSVIWDIFTAGSDTSSTVLLLAMSELVKNPQLMHKAQLEVRETFKGQDKITEGDLVKLRYLQLVIKETLRLHAPAALVNRECRESCKVMGYDVPKGTKVFINVWAIARDMKLWHDGEEFRPERFDCSSIDFRGNDFEFTPFGAGRRICPGITLALANVELALASLLYHFDWDMPDGVKLEEFDIAVTFGLTLRKKSVLWLKAKSYNNFIPN, encoded by the exons ATGCACAACATGATCCTGTATATTGTGGCCTTGGTCTTCTTCGCccgccttcttctcaagctcgtCCGGAGCTACGTCACATCATCTGGCACGAAGCCATCATCGGCGCTCCGCCTGCCACCAGGGCCATGGCAGCTGCCGCTCATCGGCAGCCTGCACCACCTCCTCCTGTCACGCTTCAGCGACCTGCCTCACCAGGCGCTGCGCGAGATGTCCGGAACCTACGGGCCCCTCATGATGCTTCGCTTAGGCTCCGTGCCCACGCTGGTGGTCTCCTCCGCCGAGGCTGCCAGGGAGGTAATGAGGACCCACGACCTCGCCTTCTGCAACCGCAACCTGAGCGTCACCATCGAAACCCTCAGCTGTGGCGGCAAGGACCTCATGTTCTCCCCCTACAGCGTCCACTGGCGTGAGCTCCGCAAGCTGTGTATGGTCGAGCTCTTCAGCCAGCGGCGCGTGCTCACGTTCCGGAGCATCCGGgaagaggaggtggcgcgcctcctccgctccatctcccgggagtctgccgatggccAGCAGCCCGTCAACCTCAGCGAAGGGATCTGCCGCATGATAAACGACGTCGCCGCGCGCACGATCGTCGGCGACCGGTGCAAGTACCGAGACGAATACATACATGAGGTGGAACAAGTGGTGCGGCTGGCCGGCGGGTTCAACCTGGCGGACCTGTACCCGTCCTCGCGGCTGGTACGGTGGTTCAGCACCGCCGCGAGGGACGCGAGAAGGTGCCAGAGGAACATGTACCGCATCATCGAGAGCATCGTCCATGAGCGTGAAGCCATGCCGACGCCAGAGCGAGACGAGGACCTTCTAGGTGTTCTCCTGAGGCTGCAGAGGGAAGGTGGCCTGCAGTTCGCTCTCACCAACGAGATTGTCAGCTCGGTTATTTGG GATATTTTCACTGCTGGGAGTGACACGTCATCAACCGTTCTATTATTGGCAATGTCGGAGCTTGTTAAAAATCCACAACTCATGCATAAGGCCCAGTTGGAGGTGAGGGAGACCTTCAAAGGACAAGACAAGATAACAGAAGGGGATTTGGTCAAGTTAAGATATCTACAACTTGTGATCAAGGAGACTTTACGATTGCATGCGCCAGCAGCACTCGTGAATCGAGAGTGTCGTGAGTCATGTAAGGTTATGGGTTACGACGTGCCAAAGGGAACCAAGGTGTTTATCAATGTTTGGGCAATAGCAAGGGACATGAAACTATGGCATGATGGGGAGGAATTCAGGCCAGAAAGATTTGACTGCAGCAGTATCGATTTTAGGGGTAATGACTTTGAGTTCACTCCATTTGGGGCAGGCAGGAGAATATGCCCTGGCATTACACTCGCACTGGCCAACGTAGAGCTAGCACTTGCTAGCCTTCTCTACCATTTTGATTGGGATATGCCGGATGGCGTCAAGTTGGAAGAATTTGATATTGCAGTGACCTTTGGTCTAACATTAAGAAAGAAATCCGTGCTCTGGCTCAAGGCCAAATCCTACAATAATTTTATACCAAATTAA
- the LOC110435482 gene encoding uncharacterized protein LOC110435482, producing the protein MAGKGILHFDGASKGNPGKAGAGAVLMTEDGRVVSRIHEGLGVATNNVAEYRGLTLGLKQAIDHGFTSIKVHGDSQLVCNQVNDVWQTKHPNMKELCNEVKQLKENFDSFEITHVRREWNAEADRQANIGITRESGAVYEERGDI; encoded by the exons ATGGCGGGTAAGGGTATTCTTCATTTTGATGGTGCTTCAAAAGGGAACCCAGGAAAAGCAGGTGCTGGAGCTGTGCTTATGACTGAAGATGGTAGAGTG GTATCTCGGATTCATGAGGGCCTTGGTGTCGCTACTAATAATGTTGCTGAGTATCGGGGCCTGACCTTAGGACTGAAACAAGCGATTGATCATGGATTCACGAGTATTAAAGTACATGGCGACTCTCAACTTGTCTGCAATCAG GTGAATGATGTCTGGCAAACGAAGCACCCGAACATGAAGGAGCTGTGCAATGAAGTGAAACAGCTAAAAGAGAACTTTGATTCCTTTGAGATCACCCATGTTCGTCGG GAGTGGAATGCTGAGGCGGATCGCCAGGCGAACATTGGTATCACGCGTGAAA GTGGCGCCGTGTATGAGGAGCGTGGTGACATCTGA